Genomic DNA from Paenibacillus borealis:
CTCCGCCCATGCTACGCCCTGCTTACCGTAGAGTTCGTTCATTCTTTTGGTAAAAGGTTCAGGTATTATAATCATGCCCAACGGCTCCTTTCAGTCATGTAGCCAGTCTGCTCTCCATTCCGCTTGGGTCAACTCATAATCGATAAAACTCTGCCATTCTCCAAGCTGATCTGTCCACGCATCCGTTCGCACTTCAATTTTCCGGAAGCCGAGTTTCTCATATACATGCTGTGCTCTGGTGTTCTTAAGATTGGTATCGAGGATAATTGTGTGATATCCCGGAACCTGTAACTCATTTCCCCCACCGGAACGCCGCTGATCTCCAGGATCAAACGGCCTTGCCGTTCCGGGTCCGCCCCGCTCTGCAGTTTGCTTCGTACCTCTTGTTCAGTAGTGCCTATTCCATGGGGAAAACCGGCGTGCGCCATAATTCTCCCGTCGTTCCACCAGCTGCATAACAGCCTTGCATCGCCTATAGCCGCATCCCGGATGACCAGTTTCCCTTTATGCAGATACATTTCTTCCCCCTCTGTTCCTTCGGTCTGAATAATCGCAAGCTCATTATATCATGCGACCATTTCCAGATTAAGGGAGGGTTTCGTTATACATAAACTATACGGAATTGAAGTTAATTAAGCTCTAATCAAGCTCTCTGGTCATGCTACAGGTACAGAAGCAGCAGCACGTAAGCAAGCGTGACTCCCCCGGCGGTATAATCCATTCGCGATAATCTTAGCTCTCTATAAGAAGTACGGTCCCTTCCAGTCCCATAGGCTCTTGCATCGATCGTCATTGCCAGCTGCTCTGCCCGTTGAACCGTTGTTATTAGCAGGGGAACCACCAATGACAAATATGCAAACACCCGCTTATGGCCTTTAAGCGCTATAATGTCATACCCTCTGGCCCTTTGCGCCAGCATAATGCGGTCCAGCTCTTGAATAATTACCGGGATGAAGCGGACTGCAATCACGAGCATCAATGCAGTGGCCTCAACCGGAACTCCCCGGCGGGATAGC
This window encodes:
- a CDS encoding GNAT family N-acetyltransferase: MILDTNLKNTRAQHVYEKLGFRKIEVRTDAWTDQLGEWQSFIDYELTQAEWRADWLHD